In Dyadobacter sp. NIV53, a single window of DNA contains:
- a CDS encoding helix-turn-helix domain-containing protein yields the protein MASSESEGNTLNIGDRIRILRTSQKRTLQEVADGSELSKSMISKIENNKTVPSVAALIKIAQTLGTNISSLLETEEWLNAILTTRQKAEDNLTKTEKGYFIYPFGPEYHQKKMQPMLFMAKKGEVKQHELFHEGEEFIYVIEGEMKMTVGDAEYLLKAGDSLYFNCLQKHGIMPVSDEVRYLDIFV from the coding sequence ATGGCATCAAGTGAAAGTGAAGGTAACACTCTTAATATCGGAGACCGGATACGGATATTAAGAACAAGCCAGAAAAGGACATTGCAGGAGGTAGCTGATGGCAGTGAACTGTCGAAAAGCATGATCTCCAAAATTGAGAATAACAAAACGGTACCGTCGGTTGCAGCATTGATAAAAATCGCTCAGACGCTGGGTACCAACATTTCAAGTTTGCTGGAAACAGAAGAATGGTTAAATGCAATTTTAACAACCAGGCAAAAGGCTGAGGACAATCTGACGAAAACGGAAAAGGGATATTTCATATATCCGTTTGGCCCCGAATACCATCAGAAGAAAATGCAGCCAATGCTTTTTATGGCAAAAAAAGGTGAGGTAAAGCAACATGAGCTTTTCCACGAAGGAGAAGAATTTATTTATGTAATTGAAGGAGAAATGAAAATGACTGTCGGGGATGCAGAGTATCTTCTGAAAGCCGGGGATAGCCTGTATTTCAATTGTCTTCAAAAACATGGCATTATGCCGGTTTCTGATGAAGTGCGGTATCTGGATATTTTCGTATAA
- a CDS encoding AI-2E family transporter codes for MSQIFKANTGTSDNESHKGLANRDVYPFYIKAPLIIIGLYLFVLILSLLQDVAIPFAFAGLLAILLNPVYTFLERKNINKILAITLTILLAILVVVAIMLFLSSQIAQFGQMLPQMEQKFLTMLHDFQSWLTSQFGLSSQKQISMAKDALNGSKAFVGKTLNTLVGMLTFMVLIPLYVFLLLFYKPLILNFVFEVFEEDNSGQVAEILQETKGAVQSYIVGLMIETSIIAVLNSAALLILGVQYAVLLGVIGAILNLIPYIGGIIAIGLPVLMSLITGDNLTTPLLIVGAYTLIQFADNNIIVPRVVSSKVSVNALISILVVLLGGNLWGVSGMFLSIPFVAVLKIIFDRIDGLKPWGKLLGDKMPQHSPSKVVSKEEVD; via the coding sequence ATGAGCCAGATTTTTAAAGCGAATACCGGTACTTCAGACAATGAAAGCCATAAAGGACTAGCAAACAGGGATGTGTATCCTTTTTATATCAAAGCACCTTTGATTATCATCGGGTTGTACTTGTTTGTGCTGATCCTGTCCTTATTACAGGATGTTGCCATTCCTTTTGCATTTGCCGGGCTGTTGGCAATTCTTCTTAATCCTGTTTATACTTTTCTTGAAAGAAAAAATATAAACAAAATCCTCGCAATTACACTGACTATCCTGCTTGCCATTCTGGTAGTCGTAGCCATTATGTTGTTTCTGTCGTCTCAGATTGCACAATTCGGGCAGATGCTGCCGCAGATGGAACAAAAGTTCTTGACCATGCTACACGATTTTCAATCCTGGCTTACATCCCAGTTTGGCTTGTCCTCTCAAAAACAAATAAGCATGGCCAAAGACGCTTTGAACGGAAGTAAGGCATTTGTGGGTAAAACGCTGAATACACTGGTAGGCATGCTTACTTTTATGGTGCTGATCCCGCTCTACGTTTTCCTTTTATTGTTTTACAAGCCACTGATACTCAATTTTGTATTCGAAGTTTTTGAAGAAGATAATTCAGGCCAGGTAGCCGAGATTTTACAGGAAACCAAAGGTGCCGTGCAGAGTTATATTGTAGGGCTAATGATCGAAACTTCGATTATTGCGGTTTTAAATTCTGCTGCATTATTAATTCTCGGAGTTCAGTATGCAGTTTTGTTGGGAGTAATTGGAGCGATACTCAATCTGATACCATATATAGGTGGAATTATTGCCATAGGTTTACCGGTACTGATGTCCCTGATAACAGGGGATAATCTGACCACTCCGCTATTGATCGTAGGTGCATATACGTTGATCCAGTTTGCCGATAATAACATTATTGTCCCGAGGGTTGTTTCCTCAAAAGTTTCAGTCAATGCACTGATTTCAATCCTGGTCGTGTTGCTTGGCGGTAACTTATGGGGAGTGAGCGGCATGTTTTTGTCCATTCCGTTTGTGGCAGTACTCAAAATCATTTTTGACAGAATTGACGGATTAAAACCATGGGGAAAATTGCTGGGTGATAAAATGCCGCAGCATAGCCCTTCAAAGGTGGTCAGTAAAGAAGAGGTAGATTAA
- a CDS encoding nucleoside deaminase, translating to MTKITSADHEHFMRRCIELARIAKSHGESPVGSVIVRNGEIIGEGIEGGKANLDITFHAEIEAIRHASQFLQSQDLSDCILYTTHEPCIMCSYMIRHTKITTIFSALSSGEYGGASSNYPLLLDTTIHKWGNPPKVVFGILEEECKKL from the coding sequence ATGACCAAAATTACCAGTGCTGACCATGAACATTTCATGAGGCGATGTATAGAACTTGCCCGTATTGCCAAAAGCCATGGAGAAAGCCCCGTTGGATCTGTTATAGTGAGGAACGGGGAAATTATTGGTGAGGGAATTGAAGGCGGAAAAGCAAACCTGGATATAACTTTTCATGCTGAAATTGAAGCGATCCGACATGCTTCTCAATTTTTACAAAGTCAGGATCTATCCGATTGTATCCTTTACACGACTCATGAGCCATGTATTATGTGCTCCTATATGATCAGGCATACAAAAATAACTACCATTTTTTCAGCACTTTCAAGCGGAGAATATGGTGGGGCCAGTTCAAATTACCCGTTGCTTTTGGATACAACCATCCACAAATGGGGCAATCCACCGAAAGTTGTTTTTGGAATTTTGGAAGAGGAATGTAAGAAATTATGA
- a CDS encoding helix-turn-helix domain-containing protein: MELTVVKRDQKQEVQALQDTIYVIGGKWRLPIINSICNGNKRFREIERSIPGITTRMLSKELKEMELNKLITRTVYADTPVLIEYESTEYCKTFAPVILSMIDWGIQHRIKVME, translated from the coding sequence ATGGAATTGACAGTAGTAAAAAGAGACCAAAAGCAGGAAGTACAGGCTTTGCAGGATACTATTTATGTGATCGGCGGAAAATGGAGGTTACCAATTATTAACTCGATCTGTAATGGAAATAAACGTTTTCGTGAAATTGAACGAAGTATTCCTGGCATTACAACGCGCATGCTCTCAAAAGAACTCAAAGAAATGGAGTTAAATAAACTGATTACCCGTACCGTTTATGCCGATACGCCGGTATTGATCGAATATGAGTCGACGGAATATTGCAAGACTTTTGCGCCGGTAATCCTTTCCATGATTGACTGGGGAATTCAGCATCGAATCAAAGTAATGGAATAG
- a CDS encoding VOC family protein yields MEPKAMLRGMANVSYWADDIKKARTWYNELFGIEPYFQRPDEENPAYIEYRVGDYKHEVGIVDKKYMSKLGTAGPGGAVLYWHVDDIAKAMERVLGMGATEYEPITKRGEGFVTAAVIDPFGNVLGLMYNVHYLEILGENDG; encoded by the coding sequence ATGGAACCGAAAGCAATGTTACGCGGAATGGCCAATGTGAGTTACTGGGCAGATGACATAAAAAAAGCACGGACGTGGTACAATGAGTTATTTGGGATTGAGCCCTATTTCCAAAGACCAGACGAAGAAAATCCTGCCTACATTGAATATCGGGTCGGCGATTATAAGCATGAAGTTGGTATTGTTGATAAGAAATATATGTCAAAATTAGGAACTGCCGGTCCTGGCGGCGCTGTATTATACTGGCACGTGGACGACATTGCGAAAGCTATGGAACGGGTCCTGGGAATGGGAGCTACCGAGTACGAACCAATTACCAAACGTGGTGAAGGGTTTGTGACCGCCGCAGTAATTGACCCATTCGGAAATGTACTGGGTTTGATGTACAATGTGCATTACCTGGAAATATTGGGCGAAAACGACGGATAG
- a CDS encoding YdeI family protein — METRNGKPVVYAKTREDWRAWLKENCQSEKAVWLILYHKKSLVTSVNLNDATEEALCFGWIDSLANKRDAESYYLTFTPRNPKSKWSKPNRDRVQKLSDEGRMTEHGQRLIEIAKSTGKWEITETEI, encoded by the coding sequence ATGGAAACAAGAAATGGAAAACCGGTCGTTTATGCAAAAACAAGGGAAGACTGGCGTGCCTGGCTGAAAGAAAACTGCCAGTCTGAAAAAGCTGTGTGGCTGATCCTTTATCACAAAAAAAGTCTGGTTACAAGTGTTAACCTGAACGATGCAACCGAGGAAGCATTATGTTTCGGCTGGATAGACAGCCTGGCGAATAAGCGCGATGCAGAAAGCTACTACCTGACTTTTACACCACGAAATCCAAAAAGCAAATGGAGCAAACCAAACAGGGACAGAGTACAAAAATTGTCTGACGAAGGCCGGATGACGGAACACGGCCAACGGCTTATTGAAATCGCTAAAAGTACCGGAAAATGGGAAATTACTGAAACGGAAATATAA
- a CDS encoding dipeptidase, protein MKFQTHWSRRDFLASVAGAGAAIILNPSSAWATDEPDPRVAKIVAGTIGIDSHNHIDVPFVTAEVPGPNVDLAAELKKSGLSAICMTFSVDRPELRNPGDGYERFKNGLASMDNILVQNGLKRSLNMADLRTAHKKHQPTVIQSVEGGHFLEGHAERLEEAYNRGLRHLGLLHDNDAIVPLGDVYTNPVRWGGLTAFGAEVIRECNRLGILIDLAHANLETVDAALKLAAHPVIISHTGLDTRLGQNPDFAKMMKPRLISKERAKIVADTGGVIGVWTHLADSPLEYARNIRALTDVIGVDHVCIGTDTKLTPSYRPPGAQNGPGGGGQRGERIGERTNLAWKDQQFGFYYSVVDAMLKTGFTADEIGKIGGGNFCRVFEAATAGRG, encoded by the coding sequence ATGAAGTTTCAAACTCATTGGTCAAGACGGGACTTCCTTGCTTCCGTTGCTGGCGCGGGTGCTGCAATAATACTGAATCCATCGTCTGCCTGGGCTACGGACGAGCCGGACCCACGGGTGGCAAAAATCGTAGCCGGAACCATAGGCATCGACTCACATAACCATATAGATGTTCCTTTTGTAACGGCAGAAGTGCCCGGCCCGAATGTTGACCTGGCCGCTGAGCTGAAAAAATCCGGCCTGTCAGCCATTTGCATGACATTCTCTGTCGACCGGCCGGAGCTGCGTAATCCGGGAGACGGCTACGAACGCTTCAAAAACGGGCTGGCTTCCATGGACAACATTCTGGTACAAAACGGCTTAAAGCGTTCACTGAATATGGCTGACCTGCGCACAGCACATAAAAAGCACCAGCCGACTGTCATCCAGTCAGTCGAAGGCGGCCACTTTCTTGAAGGACATGCAGAGCGGCTGGAGGAGGCATATAACAGGGGTTTACGACATCTTGGTTTACTTCATGACAATGACGCAATAGTGCCTTTGGGCGACGTTTACACCAATCCGGTACGCTGGGGCGGGCTTACAGCTTTCGGTGCTGAGGTCATCAGGGAATGTAACAGGCTGGGTATACTCATCGATCTGGCGCACGCCAATCTGGAAACTGTGGATGCCGCACTTAAACTGGCAGCCCATCCGGTTATCATTTCCCACACCGGCCTCGACACCCGGTTAGGCCAGAATCCGGATTTTGCAAAAATGATGAAACCAAGGCTTATCAGCAAAGAACGGGCCAAAATTGTTGCGGATACAGGCGGTGTAATTGGCGTATGGACACACCTGGCGGACTCGCCGTTGGAGTATGCCCGGAATATCCGGGCATTGACAGATGTTATCGGAGTTGACCATGTCTGCATTGGTACTGACACCAAACTAACCCCTTCCTACCGGCCACCCGGTGCACAGAATGGCCCCGGTGGTGGCGGTCAAAGAGGTGAGAGAATTGGCGAACGAACGAACCTGGCCTGGAAGGATCAGCAATTCGGATTTTACTATTCCGTGGTTGATGCAATGTTAAAAACAGGATTTACAGCAGATGAAATTGGTAAGATAGGCGGTGGAAACTTTTGCCGTGTTTTTGAGGCAGCCACAGCAGGCCGCGGCTGA
- a CDS encoding PepSY domain-containing protein, with protein sequence MYVNTYTGQVVKVENTNYEFFQLVLGLHMRMLFGEEIGRNVVGGSVLMFVVLLVSGQVMWWGKKKKRK encoded by the coding sequence GTGTATGTCAATACATACACTGGACAGGTTGTTAAGGTAGAAAATACCAATTACGAGTTTTTTCAGCTGGTTCTGGGGCTGCACATGCGGATGTTGTTTGGCGAAGAGATCGGACGTAATGTGGTTGGCGGTTCCGTATTAATGTTTGTAGTATTGCTGGTTTCCGGTCAGGTGATGTGGTGGGGGAAAAAGAAGAAGAGAAAATAA
- a CDS encoding nuclear transport factor 2 family protein has protein sequence MQTQEILTTQEVSARFHELAQQEKWFQIQDEFFAEDVRSIDPVNSPYFGYAEGKGAVRKKGEDFVNRIEAGHGAHTTKPLVTGNHFAVGREIDITVRPHGRIQINQIMLYEVKDGRIVSEQFFY, from the coding sequence ATGCAAACACAAGAAATACTGACCACTCAGGAAGTTTCCGCCAGGTTCCATGAACTTGCACAACAGGAAAAATGGTTTCAGATCCAGGATGAATTTTTTGCTGAAGATGTCCGGAGCATTGACCCTGTAAATTCTCCTTATTTCGGGTATGCCGAAGGTAAGGGTGCGGTTCGTAAAAAAGGGGAAGACTTTGTAAACCGAATAGAAGCAGGCCATGGCGCTCATACGACAAAGCCCCTGGTTACCGGAAATCATTTTGCGGTTGGTAGGGAAATTGATATCACGGTGCGGCCTCATGGAAGAATACAAATTAACCAGATCATGCTTTATGAGGTAAAAGACGGCCGGATAGTGTCAGAACAATTTTTTTACTAG
- a CDS encoding exo-alpha-sialidase — protein MKKLFVFIPAILLVLFLLNSFVVKEKEAKKQPIKEGKSAVIANIIFKSTDGGQTWQDISKGLPEKLQKESVWAYGFFTNDRGFYLRAGNGVYHNEPNSTTSFWTKEMFPGKQRNIAPGRSGLFAYDFRGQFLQKINGTSNWSPMYTDFQKQAVRLNGTKDDWMYKNFKEKFVSTVFETERGTVFIGSNNSLFRSTDSGKTWKQVNDGNGTMKLTESNGVLLATSKEGILRSTDDGENWDRVISEGGVGIAVEHIDGGFAAIVKNTITQTNSIHISMDSGKTWNAIAEDLQPSRTSLLMKKIGLLQSSSEILSIKQMGKYLICGRSDGIFRSSDMGKTWQQLLLPATENFGFNLSVSGNVLYVIPNKGC, from the coding sequence ATGAAAAAATTATTTGTGTTTATTCCGGCTATCCTTCTGGTATTATTTCTACTAAATTCTTTTGTGGTAAAAGAAAAGGAAGCAAAAAAGCAACCAATAAAGGAGGGCAAATCAGCGGTTATTGCCAACATCATTTTCAAATCTACGGATGGCGGACAAACCTGGCAGGACATTAGTAAAGGACTTCCTGAAAAGTTGCAGAAAGAAAGTGTGTGGGCATATGGTTTCTTTACAAATGATCGTGGGTTCTATTTACGTGCCGGAAACGGGGTTTATCACAATGAACCAAATTCCACAACTTCTTTTTGGACAAAAGAGATGTTCCCTGGTAAACAACGTAACATTGCCCCTGGCAGGAGCGGGTTATTTGCCTATGATTTCAGGGGTCAATTCTTACAAAAAATAAACGGAACGAGTAATTGGTCGCCCATGTACACGGATTTTCAAAAGCAGGCCGTACGCCTGAACGGAACAAAAGATGATTGGATGTACAAAAATTTTAAAGAGAAATTTGTATCCACCGTTTTTGAAACTGAAAGGGGAACAGTTTTCATTGGCTCTAACAACAGCCTTTTTAGATCAACTGACAGTGGAAAAACCTGGAAACAAGTGAATGATGGAAACGGGACAATGAAATTGACCGAGTCAAATGGTGTACTTTTGGCTACCAGTAAAGAGGGAATATTAAGATCCACCGATGATGGTGAAAACTGGGATCGTGTGATCAGTGAAGGGGGTGTTGGCATTGCCGTGGAACATATTGATGGAGGATTTGCCGCTATTGTAAAGAACACAATAACCCAAACAAACAGCATACACATTTCAATGGATAGTGGAAAAACCTGGAATGCGATAGCCGAAGACCTTCAGCCTTCCCGGACTAGTTTACTAATGAAAAAAATAGGCTTACTTCAATCTTCATCGGAAATTTTATCAATTAAACAAATGGGCAAATATTTAATATGTGGCCGCTCAGATGGTATATTCCGGTCATCTGACATGGGTAAAACATGGCAACAACTATTACTTCCTGCTACCGAAAATTTTGGCTTTAATTTATCTGTTTCGGGCAACGTGCTCTATGTCATACCAAATAAAGGATGTTGA
- a CDS encoding helix-turn-helix domain-containing protein gives MKDERFCNSNCPFTRAIGTIGNKWKPMIINVMGTRTIRFGQLDAIVPHISRKVLTEQLKELEEDGLLERIAYKELPPRVEYKLSEKGLAFLPILEYIKEWNIKYEVAKMPLETDYK, from the coding sequence ATGAAAGACGAAAGATTTTGCAATTCGAATTGTCCGTTTACGAGAGCTATTGGCACTATTGGCAATAAATGGAAGCCGATGATTATCAATGTAATGGGCACCCGTACCATTCGCTTTGGACAGCTGGATGCCATAGTACCACACATTTCGAGGAAAGTATTAACCGAACAGTTAAAAGAGCTGGAAGAAGATGGACTGTTGGAAAGGATTGCCTACAAGGAATTACCACCAAGAGTAGAGTATAAGCTGTCTGAAAAAGGCCTGGCTTTTTTACCAATTTTAGAATACATCAAAGAATGGAATATTAAATATGAGGTTGCTAAAATGCCCTTAGAAACTGATTATAAATAG
- a CDS encoding SDR family NAD(P)-dependent oxidoreductase, producing MSRLKNKVAVITGGNSGIGFGIALEFKNEGAVGAIVGRNQETLDSAVAQLGDNFIAINADVTNLADLERVFKETSEKFGKVDVIVANAGGGAVGTVATLGETDFDKTINLNLKSVYFTVHQALPYMNDGGSIILIGSNAAHRAYPNFTLYGAAKAAVIHFAKGFSSDLLDRKIRANVITPGTTDTPAFDKFVPAEQIEGLKKHFASEMPIGRIGQPSDIGKTAVFLASDDSSFMLGAELLVDGGMTYLSK from the coding sequence ATGAGTAGATTAAAAAATAAAGTAGCAGTTATTACAGGTGGTAATAGTGGCATAGGGTTTGGCATTGCCCTGGAATTTAAAAATGAAGGTGCTGTTGGTGCTATTGTCGGCAGAAATCAGGAAACCTTAGATAGTGCTGTGGCCCAGCTTGGCGATAATTTTATAGCCATAAATGCCGATGTAACCAACCTAGCCGACCTGGAAAGAGTGTTTAAAGAAACATCTGAAAAATTCGGTAAAGTTGACGTGATTGTTGCCAATGCGGGCGGCGGAGCTGTTGGAACTGTGGCAACTCTTGGTGAAACTGACTTTGACAAAACAATTAATTTAAACCTGAAAAGTGTCTACTTCACGGTTCATCAAGCACTACCCTATATGAATGATGGTGGCTCTATTATTTTGATCGGGTCAAATGCAGCTCATCGGGCATATCCGAACTTTACGCTTTATGGTGCTGCAAAAGCGGCTGTGATCCATTTTGCAAAAGGATTTTCAAGCGACCTTTTAGATAGAAAGATCAGAGCGAATGTCATAACCCCGGGAACGACAGATACACCCGCATTTGACAAGTTTGTTCCCGCAGAACAAATTGAAGGTTTAAAAAAACACTTTGCAAGTGAAATGCCAATTGGCAGAATCGGGCAGCCATCTGACATTGGCAAAACAGCGGTTTTCCTGGCCTCTGATGATTCATCGTTTATGCTTGGCGCCGAACTCCTTGTTGATGGTGGAATGACCTATTTATCTAAATAA
- a CDS encoding NADPH-dependent F420 reductase, which translates to MSNSENKKTSYAIIGFGKIGQALAKAFARKDIEVSVATTRDPESFASDAAAIGPGIIPTTLSEAVKADVIFLAVRFESHPDVAKALPSWHGKTIVDVTNAYGVSPEALGGQPSAVVVARAFNDGRLVKGFNHLGAKILEQDPAIHGGRRVVFLSSDDDGAANEIGTLAENLGFSPVKLGGLAEGGLLVQAHGNNWGQLIFKDLMKFD; encoded by the coding sequence ATGAGTAATTCAGAAAATAAAAAAACGAGCTACGCCATTATTGGCTTTGGTAAGATCGGACAGGCCCTTGCCAAGGCGTTTGCCCGTAAGGATATAGAGGTATCAGTTGCAACCACGCGTGACCCGGAGAGCTTTGCGTCCGATGCGGCCGCGATCGGGCCTGGAATCATTCCCACAACCCTGTCCGAAGCCGTAAAGGCTGATGTGATCTTTTTGGCTGTACGTTTCGAGTCGCATCCTGATGTTGCAAAGGCCTTACCCAGCTGGCATGGCAAAACCATCGTAGATGTGACCAATGCCTACGGAGTATCGCCTGAGGCGTTAGGAGGACAACCTTCCGCTGTAGTCGTGGCCAGGGCATTCAATGACGGAAGACTCGTTAAGGGTTTCAACCATTTGGGCGCCAAAATCCTTGAACAGGATCCGGCCATTCATGGTGGCAGGAGAGTGGTGTTTCTGTCGAGCGACGACGATGGCGCTGCGAATGAAATTGGTACACTTGCGGAAAATCTCGGCTTTTCACCAGTCAAACTTGGCGGGCTTGCGGAAGGCGGACTTCTTGTGCAGGCACATGGAAACAACTGGGGTCAACTGATTTTTAAGGACCTGATGAAGTTTGACTGA
- a CDS encoding SDR family NAD(P)-dependent oxidoreductase, with amino-acid sequence MNKLENKVAVVTGASKGIGASIAKYFAHEGAKVVVNYASSKEAADNVVKVITDHGGIAIAVQADVSNEADVNRLFEETEKAFGKLDILVNNAVFQQFLPIEQASEEAFHQHFNVNVLGPVLTIQAALKLFGDKGGNIINISSGASKSPMAGVSLYSATKAALDAITISLSKELGSKNVRINSILPGATETEGATSAGVTAGSEYEKMFVANTPLGRRGQPEDIAKAAVFLASDDAAWITGEQISVSGGMYGF; translated from the coding sequence ATGAACAAATTAGAAAACAAAGTAGCGGTCGTTACCGGTGCTTCAAAAGGAATAGGCGCATCTATCGCGAAATACTTTGCCCATGAAGGCGCAAAAGTGGTTGTAAATTATGCATCAAGCAAAGAAGCCGCAGATAACGTGGTTAAGGTGATAACAGACCATGGCGGAATTGCCATTGCTGTACAGGCCGATGTATCGAATGAAGCTGATGTAAACAGGCTGTTTGAAGAAACAGAGAAGGCTTTCGGTAAGTTGGATATTTTGGTAAACAACGCAGTCTTTCAGCAATTTTTGCCAATAGAACAGGCATCGGAAGAGGCTTTTCATCAGCATTTCAATGTCAATGTTTTGGGCCCTGTACTTACTATCCAGGCCGCTTTGAAACTGTTTGGCGATAAGGGTGGCAATATTATCAATATCAGTTCGGGTGCAAGCAAATCGCCGATGGCAGGAGTGTCTCTATATTCTGCGACAAAAGCAGCATTAGATGCCATAACGATTTCTTTGTCGAAAGAACTGGGCTCGAAAAATGTTCGCATCAATTCTATTTTACCCGGCGCTACGGAAACAGAAGGAGCGACCAGTGCAGGAGTCACGGCCGGTAGTGAATATGAAAAAATGTTTGTTGCCAATACACCGCTTGGCCGCAGAGGCCAGCCCGAAGATATTGCGAAAGCGGCAGTGTTTCTTGCTTCTGATGATGCAGCGTGGATTACAGGAGAACAAATTTCGGTTTCGGGTGGTATGTATGGTTTTTAA
- a CDS encoding SDR family oxidoreductase gives MKQIRIGLTPPGRQVTPVEIGKRVVFLASDDSTFIVGADMLADAGMANSFSVK, from the coding sequence GTGAAGCAAATCCGGATAGGTCTTACGCCACCTGGCAGGCAAGTGACTCCGGTTGAGATCGGAAAAAGGGTTGTATTTTTAGCCTCCGACGACTCAACATTCATCGTAGGCGCCGATATGTTAGCGGATGCCGGTATGGCTAATTCCTTCTCAGTGAAATAA
- a CDS encoding chromate resistance protein ChrB domain-containing protein, which yields MNWITRERPKIDRIACPWLIKRFIDPDAQIFYVPFDQVREKARELDATPFDIPDTEFTHYEDRCTFDFFLEKYEIEDPALKDMATIIRGADTDDHSLASQSSGLWAISAGLAYNITDDNDLLEKGMLIYDALYSWAKHLQKQKHTQSPAEKLLLTVFNTYLDKQKSENLKTPKWARELKEIIQDQIDTNLSLSLKEIAEGLRIHPSYVSREFSKYFSNLSFGEYIRKLRIEKAIDLLANQDHTLSEVAYLTGFSDQSHFNRIFKAHTGQNPSDYRKSLTKK from the coding sequence ATGAACTGGATCACACGAGAACGACCTAAGATCGACCGCATCGCCTGTCCCTGGCTGATCAAAAGGTTTATTGATCCGGATGCACAAATATTTTATGTACCCTTTGATCAGGTCAGAGAAAAAGCCCGTGAATTGGATGCTACTCCTTTCGATATTCCTGATACTGAATTTACACACTACGAAGACCGCTGCACTTTTGATTTCTTTCTTGAAAAATATGAGATTGAAGATCCGGCTTTGAAAGACATGGCAACGATCATCCGCGGCGCGGACACTGATGACCATTCACTTGCCAGCCAGTCATCTGGGCTTTGGGCCATTTCGGCCGGCCTGGCTTATAATATTACAGATGATAATGATTTGCTGGAAAAAGGTATGCTGATCTACGATGCACTATACAGCTGGGCCAAACATCTGCAAAAACAAAAACACACCCAAAGCCCCGCAGAAAAGCTATTGTTAACTGTTTTTAATACCTATCTGGATAAACAGAAATCGGAGAACCTCAAAACCCCCAAATGGGCCAGAGAGCTCAAAGAGATTATCCAGGACCAGATTGACACCAATCTTAGCCTGAGCCTGAAAGAAATTGCCGAAGGTTTACGAATCCATCCCTCCTATGTTTCAAGGGAATTCTCCAAGTATTTCAGCAACCTGTCATTTGGTGAATACATCCGCAAGCTCCGCATTGAAAAAGCGATTGACTTGCTGGCAAATCAGGATCATACCTTATCGGAAGTTGCCTATCTGACCGGATTTTCTGATCAGAGCCATTTTAACAGAATTTTTAAAGCACACACGGGACAAAACCCTTCTGATTACAGGAAAAGTTTAACTAAAAAGTAA